In Sporichthya polymorpha DSM 43042, a genomic segment contains:
- the metH gene encoding methionine synthase: MSPSPQELRRALAERVVVADGAMGTMLQAHDLSLEDFQGYEGCNEILNVTRPEVVRAVHDAYFEVGCDAVETNTFGANYANLGEYEIPERIFELAEAGARIARESADHWTAETGQQRWVLGSMGPGTKLPTLGHAPYALLRDAYQQQTEGMLAGGIDAVLVETSQDLLQTKASIVGARRAIAATGIDVPVFAQVTVETTGTMLLGSEIGAALTALEQLGIELIGLNCATGPAEMSEHLRYLAKHATIGVSCMPNAGLPVLGPNGAHYPLSAGELADAQATFIRDYGLSLVGGCCGTTPEHLRALVERVRATEKGTRRPRPEPGVASLYTAVPFKQDASYLAIGERTNANGSKAFREAMLEARWDDCIDIARAQIRDGAHLLDLCVDYVGRDGVADMKELAGRLATASTLPIMLDSTEPAVLQAGLECLGGRVIVNSVNFEDGDGPESRFARIMPLVQEHGAGVVVMCIDEQGQARTAERKVEIASRTIDDLVAKWGMRVEDIFVDTLTFTIGAGLEESRKDGLETIEGIRLLKQRYPTVQTTLGLSNISFGLNPAARIVLNSVFLNECVKAGLDSAIAHASKILPMARIPEEQRNTALDLIYDRRRPAEGDTPAYDPLQKFLELFEGVDTKSMAAEKESELLGLPLFARLERRIVDGARKGLEGDLDEALKERPALEIINETLLAGMKTVGELFGSGQMQLPFVLQSAEVMKTAVAYLEPHMEKAEGVEETGKGTIVLATVKGDVHDIGKNLVDIILSNNGYKVVNIGIKQPIAAIVEAAESNRADVVGMSGLLVKSTVIMKENLEELTSRQLADKWPVLLGGAALTRAFVEEDLADQFTGQVRYARDAFEGLRLMDAFMAVKRGVPGAELPPLKKRRVTGGGAKLELTPLDQMPARSDVAIDNKVPVPPFWGTRIVKGVPLADYSSYIDERALFLGQWGLKSTRGGEGPDYAELIETEGRPRLRMWLDRILAEKMLEAAVVYGYFPCYSEGDDLVVLHHEGPQEGQERLRFSFPRQRRDRHLCLSDFFRPKSSGEIDVIAFQLVTMGNRISEAANELFAANSYRDYVELHGLSVQLTEAFAEMWHARVREELGFGDEDGNLDAMLRQGYRGSRYSFGYPACPDLEDRTKMVELLEPGRVGVVLSEELQLHPEQSTDALVVHHPEAKYFNT, translated from the coding sequence ATGAGCCCGTCCCCACAGGAGTTGCGTCGCGCCCTCGCCGAGCGCGTCGTCGTTGCCGACGGCGCCATGGGGACGATGCTCCAGGCCCATGACCTCTCGCTGGAGGACTTCCAGGGTTACGAGGGCTGCAACGAGATCCTCAACGTCACCCGGCCCGAGGTCGTCCGCGCCGTCCACGACGCGTACTTCGAGGTCGGCTGCGACGCGGTCGAGACCAACACGTTCGGCGCCAACTACGCCAACCTCGGTGAGTACGAGATCCCGGAGCGGATCTTCGAGCTCGCGGAGGCCGGTGCGCGCATCGCGCGGGAGTCCGCCGACCACTGGACCGCCGAGACCGGGCAACAGCGCTGGGTGCTGGGCTCGATGGGTCCCGGGACGAAGCTGCCGACGCTGGGCCACGCGCCCTACGCGCTCCTCCGCGACGCCTACCAGCAGCAGACCGAGGGCATGCTCGCGGGCGGCATCGACGCCGTCCTGGTCGAGACCAGCCAGGACCTGCTGCAGACCAAGGCCTCGATCGTCGGCGCGCGGCGGGCGATCGCGGCCACCGGCATCGACGTCCCCGTCTTCGCCCAGGTCACGGTCGAGACGACCGGGACGATGCTGCTCGGCTCGGAGATCGGCGCGGCCCTGACGGCGCTGGAGCAGTTGGGCATCGAGCTGATCGGCCTGAACTGCGCCACCGGCCCGGCCGAGATGAGCGAGCACCTGCGCTACCTCGCCAAGCACGCGACCATCGGCGTCAGTTGCATGCCGAACGCGGGCCTGCCGGTGCTCGGCCCGAACGGCGCGCACTACCCGCTCAGCGCCGGCGAGCTCGCCGACGCGCAGGCCACGTTCATCCGCGACTACGGGCTCTCGCTGGTCGGCGGCTGCTGCGGCACGACGCCGGAGCACCTGCGCGCGCTGGTCGAGCGCGTCCGCGCGACCGAGAAGGGCACGCGGCGTCCGCGCCCCGAGCCCGGCGTCGCGTCGCTCTACACGGCGGTGCCGTTCAAGCAGGACGCCTCGTACCTCGCCATCGGCGAGCGCACCAACGCCAACGGCTCGAAGGCGTTCCGCGAGGCGATGCTCGAGGCGCGGTGGGACGACTGCATCGACATCGCCCGGGCGCAGATCCGCGACGGTGCGCACCTGCTCGACCTCTGCGTCGACTACGTCGGCCGCGACGGGGTCGCCGACATGAAGGAGCTTGCGGGACGGCTCGCGACCGCCTCGACGCTGCCGATCATGCTCGACTCGACCGAGCCCGCGGTGCTGCAGGCGGGGCTGGAGTGCCTCGGCGGCCGCGTCATCGTCAACTCGGTCAACTTCGAGGACGGCGACGGGCCGGAGTCCCGGTTCGCGCGGATCATGCCGCTGGTGCAGGAGCACGGCGCCGGCGTCGTCGTCATGTGCATCGACGAGCAGGGCCAGGCGCGCACCGCGGAGCGCAAGGTCGAGATCGCCTCCCGCACGATCGACGATCTCGTCGCCAAGTGGGGCATGCGGGTCGAGGACATCTTCGTCGACACCCTCACCTTCACGATCGGTGCCGGTCTGGAGGAGTCCCGCAAGGACGGCCTGGAGACCATCGAGGGCATCCGACTGCTCAAGCAGCGGTACCCGACCGTCCAGACGACGCTGGGTCTGTCGAACATCTCCTTCGGCCTGAACCCGGCTGCGCGCATCGTGCTGAACTCGGTGTTCCTCAACGAGTGCGTGAAGGCGGGGCTGGACTCCGCGATCGCGCACGCGTCGAAGATCCTGCCGATGGCGCGGATCCCCGAGGAGCAGCGGAACACCGCCCTCGACCTGATCTACGACCGGCGTCGTCCGGCCGAGGGGGACACCCCGGCGTACGACCCGCTGCAGAAGTTCCTCGAGCTTTTCGAGGGCGTCGACACCAAGTCGATGGCCGCGGAGAAGGAGTCCGAGCTCCTCGGCCTGCCGCTGTTCGCCCGGCTGGAGCGGCGCATCGTCGACGGCGCGCGGAAGGGCCTGGAGGGCGACCTCGACGAGGCGCTCAAAGAGCGCCCGGCCCTCGAGATCATCAACGAGACGCTGCTGGCCGGCATGAAGACCGTCGGCGAGCTGTTCGGCTCGGGCCAGATGCAGCTGCCCTTCGTGCTCCAGTCGGCCGAGGTCATGAAGACCGCGGTCGCGTACCTCGAGCCGCACATGGAGAAGGCGGAGGGCGTCGAGGAGACCGGCAAGGGCACGATCGTGCTCGCCACGGTCAAGGGCGACGTCCACGACATCGGCAAGAACCTCGTCGACATCATCCTGAGCAACAACGGCTACAAGGTCGTGAACATCGGCATCAAGCAGCCGATCGCGGCGATCGTCGAGGCCGCCGAGTCCAACCGCGCCGACGTCGTCGGCATGTCGGGTCTGCTCGTGAAGTCGACGGTCATCATGAAGGAGAACCTCGAAGAGCTGACGAGCCGTCAGCTCGCCGACAAGTGGCCGGTCCTGCTCGGTGGTGCCGCGCTCACCCGCGCGTTCGTCGAGGAGGACCTCGCCGACCAGTTCACCGGTCAGGTCCGCTACGCCCGCGACGCCTTCGAGGGCCTGCGGCTGATGGACGCCTTCATGGCCGTCAAGCGCGGCGTCCCCGGCGCCGAGCTGCCGCCGCTGAAGAAGCGTCGCGTCACCGGTGGGGGAGCGAAGCTCGAGCTGACCCCGCTCGACCAGATGCCGGCGCGCTCCGACGTCGCCATCGACAACAAGGTGCCGGTCCCGCCGTTCTGGGGGACGCGCATCGTCAAGGGCGTCCCGCTCGCGGACTACTCGTCCTACATCGACGAGCGTGCGCTGTTCCTCGGGCAGTGGGGGCTGAAATCCACCCGCGGCGGCGAGGGCCCGGACTACGCGGAGTTGATCGAGACCGAGGGCCGTCCGCGCCTGCGCATGTGGCTCGACCGGATCCTCGCGGAGAAGATGCTCGAGGCGGCCGTCGTCTACGGCTACTTCCCCTGCTACTCCGAGGGTGACGACCTTGTCGTGCTGCACCACGAGGGCCCGCAGGAGGGTCAGGAGCGCCTGCGCTTCTCGTTCCCGCGCCAGCGCCGCGATCGGCACCTGTGCCTGTCGGACTTCTTCCGGCCGAAGTCCTCGGGCGAGATCGACGTCATCGCCTTCCAGCTCGTGACGATGGGCAACCGCATCTCCGAGGCCGCGAACGAGCTGTTCGCCGCGAACTCCTACCGCGACTACGTCGAGCTCCACGGCCTCTCGGTCCAGCTGACCGAGGCCTTCGCCGAGATGTGGCACGCCCGCGTCCGCGAGGAACTCGGCTTCGGCGACGAGGACGGCAACCTCGACGCCATGCTCCGCCAGGGCTACCGCGGCTCCCGCTACTCCTTCGGCTATCCCGCCTGCCCCGACCTCGAGGACCGCACCAAGATGGTCGAGCTCCTCGAACCCGGTCGCGTCGGCGTCGTCCTCTCCGAGGAGCTCCAGCTCCACCCGGAGCAGTCCACCGACGCCCTCGTCGTCCACCACCCCGAGGCGAAGTACTTCAACACCTGA
- a CDS encoding PAC2 family protein, with amino-acid sequence MITFEGADALVDPVLLASFEGWNDAAESASGALAHLTSVWNARLIGELDPDEYYDFQVNRPSISVDVEPGVSRVTWPTTRFYAARLDNGRDVVLMRGVEPNMRWRGFCEEILDACRTLGVETVITLAALLGDAPHTRPVPVRGTSIDPLLRAKLGLEPSSYSGPTGIVGVFQDACTQAGLPAASYWAAVPYYVAQPPCPKATLALLGKIEDVLDVTIPLGDLPDEARAWQDGVDELAAEDQEVADYVRSLEEAKDTTELPEASGEAIAKEFERYLRRRDEGRGPLGPS; translated from the coding sequence GTGATCACGTTCGAGGGCGCGGACGCGCTCGTGGACCCGGTGCTGCTCGCGTCGTTCGAGGGTTGGAACGACGCTGCGGAGTCGGCGTCCGGGGCGCTCGCGCACCTGACCAGCGTGTGGAACGCCCGCCTCATCGGCGAACTGGACCCGGACGAGTACTACGACTTCCAGGTGAATCGCCCGTCGATCTCCGTCGACGTGGAGCCCGGTGTGTCCCGCGTCACCTGGCCGACGACGCGGTTCTACGCCGCCCGCCTCGACAACGGCCGCGATGTGGTTCTCATGCGCGGCGTCGAGCCGAACATGCGCTGGCGCGGGTTCTGTGAGGAGATCCTCGACGCCTGCCGGACGCTCGGCGTCGAGACGGTGATCACCCTCGCGGCCCTGCTCGGCGACGCTCCGCACACCCGGCCGGTGCCGGTGCGCGGCACGTCGATCGACCCGCTGCTGCGCGCGAAGCTCGGCCTGGAGCCGTCGAGCTACTCCGGCCCGACCGGGATCGTCGGCGTCTTCCAGGACGCCTGCACCCAGGCCGGTCTGCCGGCCGCGTCCTACTGGGCCGCGGTTCCCTACTACGTCGCCCAGCCGCCGTGTCCGAAGGCGACGCTCGCGCTACTCGGCAAGATCGAGGACGTCCTCGACGTGACCATCCCCCTCGGCGACCTGCCCGACGAGGCCCGCGCCTGGCAGGACGGCGTCGACGAACTCGCCGCCGAGGACCAGGAGGTCGCCGACTACGTGCGGTCCCTGGAGGAGGCGAAGGACACCACCGAGCTCCCCGAGGCCTCCGGCGAGGCGATCGCGAAGGAGTTCGAGCGTTACCTCCGCCGCCGCGACGAGGGCCGCGGCCCCCTCGGCCCCAG